The Quercus robur chromosome 3, dhQueRobu3.1, whole genome shotgun sequence DNA segment ACCATGGCAGCTGCATCATTATCTTCATCGTCGTCAACACTTGAATGGCCAGGCGAGTTCGTGTTTGATCCAGTAGACGAACTGCTAGTGATTCACTATCTTTATACCAAGGCCATAGGAATTTCCTACTATGAATGCCCTGAAGAAATTCCGAACGCAATCTTTACGGCACTTAAGAACCATGGGAGATATGGGAGAAGATGGAAAAAAGCTAATAACTGTGTGAGGAACAAAGAAGATATGTTCTTCTTCACAAGATTGAAGAGGGTATGTTCCAACCGACGTTACAAGTaattattagtatttagagAGCAATGATTTGTCATCTCATATAATTGTACATCTCACTAATTAAATCTGAATACTTTGGCTCGGCCATCTCTTACTATCAATCTTAAGAGGAGTCCAACTATCAGgttattgaataattttttcaacCATTATTGACTACCCTCATTGTCTATCCCACCACAGTagctgaaataaaaataaacaaggaAAATATCGTTACACAATCATTATTACACACTTTCTTTGaaatattgttttcattttagttaaaattgtgaaataataaaatcatatattgaAAATACGATTTCTCCATTATAATTGAAATCATGATTTTAAAGcacaatttcaattttcattgcAGTGTGTATAGTGAGTGTGCAGTGCAAATTAGCGAGTGATAATCACTACTCAGATAAATAACTGATGTTATTAGCAAACTAAGACCATCAattatttgaaaacataaaattgCGGAGACAACACCAGGATACACATTCCCTTCCAATGGCTCCCATTTGTTCACACTCATCAATACATTTTGGACCTAAATAAATGAAGGGCACGGAATTTAGGAGTCCAAACCCACTTAAAATAGTGAGGCCTGTACCACCCAGTTAGGCCTAAACAGATAAATATTTGTTTAGAGAGTGGGGAAAACAAGTCAGGCTCAAGTCCAAAGATTCGAATAGGAAGGGAATGAATGAAAGTTAAAAACAAGCAGCATTAATGGTTCTTCTCAAGTCCGTCcaaggacaatttttttttttttttttttttttttaacacaaggATATAcactgctctctctctctctctctctctctctctctctctctctctctctctctctctctctctctctctctctctctcctgttCTTGTTCTAATCtcttttccttgattttttCCAAATCCCCTCATCTGGAAGTTCTCTTCCTTTATATACTCCTATGCTTCTTGCATCCTAGCCCTCCATCTGCATCCCTTTAAGTTCTCCACAAGACACTTGTCCCATTAGACTCCTGCTGAAGGTGGTAGAAGGGGCTATTTAGCTGTGAATCTACTGTTCATGTGCCATTTTCTCATCAATACAACTAATAAAGTTGTTACCAGTTATTTAATGCAAAGGTAGTAGGTAAGCTTTCACAAGAAACTTCTTTCAAATACCTTAACTTTCTCCTTGAACGTCATTCTCTCCACTTGGGTTTCCAGGAGATATTTTGTTCCTTCCCTCCTTCTCTGCGAGCAAACCCACTCCTCGGGTTTAAAGTGCTTCCACCTAATGAACGAATAATGGTCATAGCGGTCTTAGTCTTCCTTGGTCCTCAGGTCcccataataaattttaatgcattattaatatttaaatattattttttaactttctatattatagatatttttttggtttgaaaatcattcttcttcttttatgagATGCAAGTGTTAGTTTAGTtcttatatttagtttttattaacatttattttgcaatttgttaaaaaatagttattttgacacacttgataattttttttttagtcatgaAACAGTTAAAGGTTTAAActggattgaattttttttagttcaatatTTTGGAAGACTTTTAAAAGGTGGAGGAAAGAAGGCAAAACTCacccatattttttattttaaaaaaatcaattatcttTCTAAATTGTTAAATCATACCTTCTATAAATTGTTTGGGACATACAGGTCCGGCTGCACGTGTGTTACTACTTGCTATCTCTCAatattgtggttttttttttttttttttgagagagagaaattcaacttatgacgtccgttcgatgatagttctttatcatcagaccaagacatcaatcgaTTTTTAGTATAGGCGGGGATTAAACCTCAAACCTCTTATTTAACcatagagactttaccaattgaactaactCGAACTCAATCAGCTTTTAGTTTCTATTTCTTAATTAAACAATATCATGGTTCAACTCATATTTtgatccaaaataataataataataatataggcACTATACGCACGCTTTATTACCTACAATTCTACACAGTACTAGAGCAGAGTTCTCCATCAGAAACCAAGAACGATAACAATCTTCTGACTAAAATGTTTTAGGGTTTGTGTCGAGGGATATTTGACTAATCCTATACTTTCTAACTCTAATTAGAGTCGGTTAAGATTTAGGGCTGACTCaagtgccattttttttttttttataaatctttttTGGCAAGGAATCCGTATCCGTACAGAAAAGGAACGAAGTtgcaaaaatacatataaattaaTACTGTGTTAAACCTATCCTACACTCACACAAAGCACATTTTCAGAAACACAGCGAGCTGAGAATAAGAGAGAGCAAGAGTCAAACAATGGAGGCTGCATtatcatcttcatctttatCCTCATCGACGCTTGAATGGCCAGGCGGGTTCGTGTTTGATCCACTAGACGAAGTGCTAGTGACTCATTATCTTCATCCCAAGGCCACGGAAATTTCCTACTGTAAATGCCATGAAGTAATCCCAGAACGCGATCTTTACGGCACTGAAGAACCATGGCAGATTTGGGAGAAGATGGAAAGAGCTAATAACTGTATACGAAACAAAGAAGAGATGTTCTTCTTCACAAGATTGAAGAGGGTCTCTTCCAAGTCCAACCGTTGCAAGAGAAGCATCGGCAAAGGTTGTTGGAAAGGCGATGGAAATTCCAGCGATATTTTTTACTGTGTCGACCAAAACGAAAGAAAAAGAATCGGAGTGAAAAAGACTTACCATTATGAGAAAAACAACGTCAAGACCGACAAGTCCAAGGCCAAGGATGACGAAAACAACCACCGCTATCGCTGGATATTGCATGAGATTAGCCTTGATGAGTCTTTACTACAACACGCTAAGGTACTTACTAATCATCtctaatttccttttctttctttgtgttttctttctaGAAAACTTCTAAATATGGAATATTAGAGATTAAGATGATAATTTAAAGTGAGGCCTTTTCACATATGATTAGTTTGGTTTAAGTTTAGTTTCTTGacatacttttctttttttttttaaaaaaatattcttgacatactatttttctatttctttgtttgtatttgtgtctcatatatcttcttttctattttttttcctatattattattattttttatttatgaatattATTTAGGGTTTGGTTTAAAGTTACATTCTTTATTTGTGTCTCatatatcttctttttctttctctttttaatacTACTTTCTTAATTCTCATTTTTTGTGTGCAGACAGGAGATCTGGTGATTTGTAGACTTAGAagacattctaaaaaagaagagagtgtGTCAAGTCAGAGTATAACTGTCATAGATCGTACTGCAAATCTGTTAAATCAGACTATAAGTGTACCAGATCATACTCTAGATCAGACTACAAACATGTccaatcaaatttcaaatggACCAGATCAAATAGGAGAATATTGGTTGAACCGTCAAAATCTAAGTACAGATATATCAAATCAAATAGGAGAATATTGGTTAGATTATTCAATGACAGATTTAGGAGAAATAACAATTAATGGGATTCATAAAACTTGACCCAACCTTTGTAATCTTACCATCTTCATGGTAAAACTTTCTCCTACTTGTGGATGTATGCCTTAGACCGAACCATGTACATcgttgtattttattttatgtataattgtttattttattttttatttttattttgtataaactcATTGCAATAATTAATAACACAATATACTTATAacaataacataaaaataatgggttacaaaaataattcaaataattcTAACCATTACGATATGTGATGAATTTTCCAAGACAGACTACAAAATCAgttaataaagaaaacaaaaaatggcaGTTGCAATTTAATCTATGGCTTCCACATTCCCCTCTCGGGACATTGCAAATCCATCAAGCTctaatcatatattatatagaattactttcttttaaaaaaaaaaaaaatcgattttCTCCTCTTAAATTACTGAGTCATCAAGTAGGTCCACTAAATTAAGACCTACCACTAAAACATCTAACAaagttgtgtgtgagagagaccAAATTGAAGCTTTTCCATTACAACAGTGCATTCTTCTAACACACCTGATAAAATTGAAATGGTACAATTTTGAAATACAATATGAGCTCttagaatttgtaaaaaaactTCTGTTTTGATcttattcttttctctatttccCAGAGCTGTTATTTTAATGGAAGAATCCACCAACGGCTTGGAAACTTGAACCATCCAATTTAAACAGCAGCACCAGCTCTGTACTGCCTGAATCCAAAGATATCATCtcaaacaatttttatgaaTATCCTCACTACCCTCATTAATATACAGGGTTTCCATAGTCAATCCAACAGTGCAGCCCTATGATGTGGAAGTTGCTGCAGCCTTCTGAAAAGTTTAAGTAATATATGTGAGGCCCAAGTCAAAAAATGGCTTCTTCAAAAGGGGGGAAAAATTGAAGATAAGATACATAATAATTTTGGTCTATCACAGTTACAGTTCATGCTCATTTCAAATGCTAAAAGAaatatttagaaataaaatCGAAGGGTCTAAAGGTgttgattgttattgttattatttgatTTGCAAAAAGGGTCTAAACTTGAAAGCCTAAACGTGTACTAGAATAACTTGGGGGTGGCAGAAGTCGAATATTGCTTTACAGGCAGATAAAGAatagaaatgaatggaatgaaaagaatccTTTCCACTCCATCAACTGTTTGGAAGTTGATTGATCTACTAGTAAAATtatctatttgttttctttgcaTTCCTTCTTTAAAAATTCCCAAACACATTGGACGAAATGCACCATACTCCATTCCATccgttttattattttatataaatccCTAACATAGTGTTAGTAATGTGAAATGCCTAGGTTTTATTTCATAATGTGGCAGCATAGCCTAATGCCTATtgaataaaataacattttgtcTATAATGGCTCAAGTTATGCAGTAAACAACCATGTTTTTGTAAACATGCTCTGAAGAACATTCgttttctcaagaaaaaaacaatccaTGTTTTACCTAATTAGTGGATGAACTTTCCTTTCAATTCAGTCAATTTcacaaataaaggaaaaaatatcACAAACAGAATGGAAATATTACCCGTTTTTGCTCTTCTATGTTTGCCTTTATTAGGGAATAAATGGCTACACCCGCAATTGCTATAATAGTACCAATTCCAGTTTGTGTGGATATCCTATTGCCTGTGAAATTTGAAACCATAGGGATATGACATCAAATCTAAAATTTCCAGTACACTGAATTTTCAGAGTTGCTTATTTAACACTGCATATAATGTCATAAATAAGCAATGAGCAATTACCGAATACAACAATAGAGAATCCAATGACAAAAACTCGCTTCAATACATTTCCAACAGCATGTGTAAGTGGTGCAACACGTTCTAAAGTGTTAGTAGCAACCTGCAATGTAATTTCAAACCTGAAGTTAGGAAACAGAAGAATGTGCTCCAACAAAATACTTTATCCGGGGCAGAGGAACCAAAAAAGGTTTCAGAAATACCAAACTGCAACTGTTAAGTGCTGATTGATTTTGTTGGACTTTATTGATCGTGATTGATGCTATTAGAGGGCTTTCAGCtttgattatattatatttttatatccaTATATGATGCAATCTCATTATGAATTTactttgtttacattttttttatgtaatttggGATCCTATTCAAAGGGCCCAAAATTCACTATTGTAGGCAGTTGAtggattttataaaatttgggTTGGAAGCTTGCTTCAAGTGCTTGGTGGTGATTCTAAGCAAGCCTAGATGGTGATTCCTAAGTTCCTATGCTTCTTCCATGCTTGGTGCTGATTACAAACAATCCTAGTTTGTAATACCTAggttctatttttctattttcatcGCTTTTCCTAATACCTAGatcctatctttttttttaaaaaaattcttatttttgtttcccAAATGCGAGTCCCATTTTTAGAGTTTATTTTCCTGCATAACGCTTGAGATATTGAGTCATATTGTGTTTCTATCAGACACCTAGACAAGCACACAGttaaacaacccaaaaaaaggcACATGTTCAACAACTCATCCATGGTCCATTCAAATGCAAATTTATGTACAGTGGAATATGAAAAGATAAATGCCATAATTTAATGATGCAGCTTTTCTACTTTATAACTTAAGTCTTTTCAAATGATAGCATTCTTCAATATCCACATTGATTGGTCATGAAGAAGTAGATGAGTAAGaagaaaaccaagtactaatgatCTGATGAGGGGGTAATATCACAAACCCAGATGAAGGTTGAAACAAATTGAAAGGCTGAGAGGTAAAGTCAACATCAACATATATCAAACACAAAGATCTCATATACCTTTAGATTAAAGGAGCAGTTGAATATGGCATGTTCTATAGCATACCTGATTGTACAGATGATAAAACATGCCAATCCAGAACAGATCAGAGACGAATTTGTATAAACCCACTTTGGCAATAGCGTCCCTAAAACCATATTGCATTAGTTGGGGGCCCTCAATCTGAAAGGAATCCAAGTAATCCCACGGTTATCTGTAATAAACTTTGATTGAAACATTGAGATAATAGATTAACAAAACTTTATACAATATTCAAGATAAAATTAACTCACAATAATCGCTGGCGGGATGCAAACCAAGAGAGCAATAATTGAAATATAAGCATACACATTTGTACTGTCCATTCCTGTCTGTTAAAAATAGAAGGATTAATTAGACAACTTGGACTAATGGTCAATGGATGTAGAAAGAACTAGAAATGTATTACCTCCACTTAATTTATCCCAGAATTTTTCACACAATAGTTGCTCGGTTGGCTAATATATGAAATAGCTGTGGTTATTGGGATTATAGAATCTTGACGTACTTAAAGGTTGAATCAAATATAATAGTTCCCTTCCAAATACCTCATCCGTCAGGTGAAATTCTTAACTTTGTTTTACATTGCATTGTTTACAGTAAGATTCTAAAAGGTGTTTGATAATCCTAGGAAAGAGACAAGAGCACATTGTGTTTTACATACAATTAACCAACATTGGCTATGTAATCCTAAAGATATCAATCAACGCAGCTCAACAACACTTTGTCACCTGATGCAGTTACAAAGGTGTAATTTAACACATCAAACATAACTCTATTTAGGAAAATTTCTGACTAGAGCTCACATAACTTGTTCCATACGAAAGACACTTTTTAAACTTGCCTTTTGCCTTGCAGAAGAAATTCATGATTGCAACAGATTTTGACACAAGGATATGTTTATAGCCAACAGAACTTACAAACATTTGCTTTCTTAGACAAAACCCTTGTATCACTATCCACCTTCATGAACTAGGCCAAACAGCATACAATAACATGAACCTGGAAACTAAGCTCTAGAACTTATAAGATTAGAACAGAACTTATTCCTAAGCAAGTACCATGTTTTCTGAAAGTGCTTACCATTGCTTTCTTGGAATAGATACTCCTGTAGGTAAATGCTATGTTTGAAATCATTGCACTGATGAAACCAGTCCAATTGAAAGAAAGTTCAGTCAGTGATGCCATTGATACACCTGCAATAAAAGTTACAGACTATATCAGTAATGGTTGATGAAATATAAAAGCTGATTCTATACTGTATTCAGATTTAAGTAGTGAGCTGGCATTGCCAAGGTTGAGAAATTGGCTGCAGATGCATATCCATAGATGCACTCACGCACTgcatacaaacatatatatatatatatatatatagtgcacAAAACCCCCATTTCTGCGGGGTCTGTGAGaggtgatgtgtgtgtgtgtgtgtgttctgtATGTGTTTAGTTCTTGACAAGATTACAGGCAGCATCAGTAATATCTCCCACATGCCAGATTTATGAAATCGAACTTCTGTCCTTTCAATAAGAGAAGTAAATAGAAGGGAGAATTTCAGAGTCCAAAGAGTTACCAATAACAACTGGGGCCAATGATAGCCATAGGGACAAAGGAATTTGCTGGCCTAAAACAAACTGAGAAGCAGCAGCATTGAAGAATGGCTCCAAGGCTGCAGAAAATACATCAAGACTAGTTAGGAACTAGAAACTATCATAAAATTTACTGTCTCTCACCTTCACCAAAAATGTTGAGTATTATTGATCAAAGAGGCATTATCATGACATCTATATTAATTCAGATTAGTGTAATGGAATTAAATGAAAGAACAAGTTACAGAGAAACTAAAATGTATGTCAATGAAAAAAATGTATGTGGTTATATCTACTTGCAGTTGCTTTTCTTAGGAGCTTCCACCAATAGGAACCTATGCAGGAATACATTTTCATTACATCTTTAAGCACACATGGTTGATCATATACACCAATGAGTGCCAAcaaaaatcaacccacaacATTGTCATCATCAAGCCAAGGAGGCAGTTAAGAACcgcaacaaaattttaattttgacaaAGTAAGAGAGCCCCAGCTGCAGAACATCCAATCCGGTGAGTAAAATGACAGCTGGACACAGTCCTTTCAACTTGAACATATGATGCTGGTGATTTGCACCAAAACATTATAACCCTCatgcttaaaaataaaaaaataaaaaaaaaatgttgacagACACATGGATGCACACACTCAAAGATATGTCCAAAAGGACTTTCATCAGGCCAATAGATGTAAAATACTAATGAAATTAGTAAAAGAAGctttttcctcaaaattttcTACCTTTAATGGTGTGTGTGAAAGATACTGCGACAGCTGCAAATGATACATTAGACATGACATGTCCAAGGGCATGGCAGAATGCAACTGGAGTCAGTAGTACCAACAGCTCCTTATTAATTGGCTGCATACAGGGTAAGACAAGTTCATTATTGCATGTACCTAGAGAAGAGAAGATAGCCAATGCAGAAGTTGAAACTTACAGCACGTTTTGGTAGACCAACACCCCAAGAAACAAGACAGTACACCACTCCAACTAGGAGATGTACTACAGAAACAAAGCTGCAAAAGATATACAAGATTTTCAAATTGTCATATGGGGTGAGATTTTTCAAAAGCCACAACAATTTCAATATAATGAAAATGAAGCATTGTGAAAGAAGCATACTACGGATATGGGAAATAATTGTAGACTTTCTTGTTGAGTATATTGAAGATGACATTTAGGAAGTACCTGCATAGAAAACATGGAATTGTATAACATTTAGAGATTAAGTGCAATTGTTTAGTCAGTGAATTGGAACAGCTTAATGTTAGCTTACAAAATCTCCTCCTTCATTTCATTAGGGCATGTATGATTCATGCGCTTTATAGTAAATAATTGACAGCACAACCgatgaaaataaagaaaataacatgATTAGTGAGTGCAATATACATTTTATTCAagtgaaaaaggaaaaggaaagaacaTTTAAAAGTACATTGCAATGTGCATATACTCTGAACATAGTAGTATGTATATTTAAGGCTGCATTGACCCCTTGCACCCTCATATGGTTTTTTCACCCAAAAACAAACCATGAGAATTAGTTAAAAATTGTGACATTCTGTTAACTGAGTCCTCCATTACAAATTTAAACAATTCCAAACTATTGCTATACCCTTCAAAAAATTCAACTGGGCACCTAAGTTCATAACTTATTGTGAACAAGCAATGTATCAAGTCTAAACACAAAAATGTACATACTATGATAGCTTACcacataaagaaaaagaaaccagtAACCAGTGCAGGATATCTCTCAGCAAAGCTCTTAGAAGGCTTGGCATACC contains these protein-coding regions:
- the LOC126719001 gene encoding triose phosphate/phosphate translocator, chloroplastic-like isoform X1, which codes for MALVTNPFQCSIQTSRFSSLYLSPKKVTTNHVVLKTRSLGSKSTCLAFSPLPENQGPQKPVEFSGKALRFSGLSELLRRRGSVEFPVVAATTADADGRYAKPSKSFAERYPALVTGFFFFMWYFLNVIFNILNKKVYNYFPYPYFVSVVHLLVGVVYCLVSWGVGLPKRAPINKELLVLLTPVAFCHALGHVMSNVSFAAVAVSFTHTIKALEPFFNAAASQFVLGQQIPLSLWLSLAPVVIGVSMASLTELSFNWTGFISAMISNIAFTYRSIYSKKAMTGMDSTNVYAYISIIALLVCIPPAIIIEGPQLMQYGFRDAIAKVGLYKFVSDLFWIGMFYHLYNQVATNTLERVAPLTHAVGNVLKRVFVIGFSIVVFGNRISTQTGIGTIIAIAGVAIYSLIKANIEEQKRKAAATSTS
- the LOC126719001 gene encoding triose phosphate/phosphate translocator, chloroplastic-like isoform X2; this encodes MALVTNPFQCSIQTSRFSSLYLSPKKVTTNHVVLKTRSLGSKSTCLAFSPLPENQGPQKPVEFSGKALRFSGLSELLRRRGSVEFPVVAATTADADGYAKPSKSFAERYPALVTGFFFFMWYFLNVIFNILNKKVYNYFPYPYFVSVVHLLVGVVYCLVSWGVGLPKRAPINKELLVLLTPVAFCHALGHVMSNVSFAAVAVSFTHTIKALEPFFNAAASQFVLGQQIPLSLWLSLAPVVIGVSMASLTELSFNWTGFISAMISNIAFTYRSIYSKKAMTGMDSTNVYAYISIIALLVCIPPAIIIEGPQLMQYGFRDAIAKVGLYKFVSDLFWIGMFYHLYNQVATNTLERVAPLTHAVGNVLKRVFVIGFSIVVFGNRISTQTGIGTIIAIAGVAIYSLIKANIEEQKRKAAATSTS